One Pseudomonas sp. MH9.2 DNA segment encodes these proteins:
- a CDS encoding acyl-CoA dehydrogenase family protein → MTAPSELNHQRCVPITANEAFQKLLVEIRARARSEEFDQQKFISQDVIEQFRKLGVYRALVPKRFGGDERSPAEFCQMVEDISFADGSAGWVASFGMSPVYLAALPLETIKKIYADSPDVVFAGGIFPPQPASFVDGGLEVNGRWKFSSGCMGASLIGVGISPKNGEMLGLPRLAVMPREKVRIEETWNVVGLVGTGSHDVVVEGVVVPEEWTFVRGGPSSLDEPFFRYPSLSFATQVLSVVGLGVARAALDELSGMASGRISVTGAPSLSDRPLAQVEMAKAEASLRAARSWFYQSIDDAWTSVLAGDPVSVEQTNMLRLSSTHATRVAADVARTAQMLSGMSGVYRTSPLSRFVNDTQVITQHAFMGDMTYQNAGAIFFGNKPLPGYL, encoded by the coding sequence ATGACTGCGCCAAGCGAGCTGAATCACCAGCGCTGCGTGCCGATCACGGCGAATGAAGCGTTTCAGAAACTGCTGGTCGAGATTCGTGCGCGTGCTCGAAGCGAAGAATTCGACCAACAAAAATTCATCTCGCAGGACGTTATCGAGCAGTTCCGCAAGCTCGGCGTCTATCGGGCTCTGGTGCCCAAACGCTTCGGCGGCGACGAGCGTTCGCCGGCCGAGTTTTGCCAGATGGTGGAAGATATCTCGTTCGCCGATGGCTCCGCCGGTTGGGTCGCCAGCTTCGGTATGAGCCCGGTTTACCTGGCGGCGTTGCCGCTGGAAACCATCAAGAAAATCTATGCCGATTCGCCTGACGTGGTGTTCGCCGGCGGGATCTTCCCTCCGCAGCCTGCATCCTTTGTTGACGGTGGCCTGGAGGTCAATGGGCGCTGGAAATTTTCCAGCGGTTGCATGGGCGCGTCGCTCATCGGCGTGGGTATCAGCCCGAAAAATGGCGAGATGCTCGGCCTGCCACGACTGGCGGTGATGCCTCGGGAAAAGGTCAGAATCGAGGAAACCTGGAATGTCGTCGGCCTGGTCGGCACTGGTAGCCATGATGTCGTCGTCGAAGGCGTGGTGGTGCCGGAGGAGTGGACCTTCGTACGCGGCGGTCCATCGAGTCTTGACGAGCCGTTCTTCCGCTATCCGTCACTGTCGTTCGCCACACAGGTGTTGTCTGTGGTTGGCCTGGGCGTTGCTCGTGCGGCACTTGATGAGTTGAGCGGCATGGCCAGTGGCCGAATCTCCGTGACCGGTGCGCCGTCGTTGTCCGACCGGCCGCTGGCCCAGGTCGAGATGGCCAAGGCCGAAGCGTCGCTGCGCGCTGCACGTTCGTGGTTCTACCAGTCCATCGACGATGCCTGGACCAGCGTTCTGGCCGGCGACCCGGTGAGCGTCGAGCAGACCAATATGCTGCGCTTGTCTTCGACCCACGCCACGCGTGTCGCCGCCGATGTTGCGCGCACCGCGCAAATGCTATCGGGAATGAGCGGGGTGTACCGCACCAGTCCTCTGTCGCGTTTTGTCAACGACACCCAAGTCATTACCCAGCACGCCTTCATGGGCGATATGACCTACCAGAACGCGGGCGCGATCTTCTTCGGCAATAAGCCGCTGCCTGGCTACCTGTAA
- a CDS encoding IacB protein, producing MTDKKALRVLFCIGINQNFFDAPRPEALEVWAAFGAMWNGIADLPGVTVLGNMDDDQSMVGPSAGWPWTTYLLADVPDIETVHAACNLFRTTDVGNGPYKLWKYCKVEARTGRELIIQR from the coding sequence ATGACCGATAAAAAAGCCCTGCGAGTTTTGTTCTGCATAGGCATCAACCAAAACTTTTTCGATGCTCCGCGTCCTGAAGCGCTGGAAGTCTGGGCCGCTTTCGGCGCCATGTGGAACGGCATCGCCGACCTGCCAGGCGTCACCGTGCTGGGCAACATGGACGACGATCAGAGCATGGTCGGCCCGTCTGCCGGCTGGCCCTGGACGACTTACTTGCTGGCCGATGTACCCGACATCGAAACCGTCCACGCCGCCTGCAATCTGTTTCGCACCACGGATGTCGGCAATGGCCCTTACAAACTCTGGAAGTATTGCAAGGTCGAGGCCCGTACCGGTCGCGAACTGATCATCCAGCGCTGA
- a CDS encoding nuclear transport factor 2 family protein, whose protein sequence is MSSQEHLRALEQRLEQLESENAIRACMNRYMSLCDELGVDSPLEELAGLFTEQAIWEGKGAKYQNSFGGYHGREAIKAMFATYMVEPAHFSLNVHFLTSELIRVSGETADASWVMLQTSTFASGASHLNSARLTVRFAQKKGQWRMAHFQTENLFSRPVDTWNNAAHLPVPGKSGQS, encoded by the coding sequence ATGTCATCACAAGAGCATTTGCGCGCACTGGAACAGCGGCTCGAGCAGTTGGAAAGCGAGAACGCGATCCGCGCCTGCATGAATCGCTACATGTCTTTGTGCGACGAGCTGGGCGTGGATTCCCCGCTCGAGGAACTGGCCGGGTTGTTCACCGAGCAGGCGATCTGGGAAGGTAAGGGTGCCAAGTACCAGAATAGCTTTGGCGGTTACCACGGGCGTGAGGCGATCAAAGCGATGTTCGCAACCTACATGGTCGAACCGGCGCACTTTTCGCTGAACGTGCACTTCCTGACCTCGGAACTGATCCGGGTCAGCGGTGAGACCGCAGATGCCAGTTGGGTGATGTTGCAGACTTCGACCTTTGCCTCGGGTGCCTCGCACCTCAACAGCGCCCGCCTGACCGTGCGGTTCGCCCAGAAAAAAGGGCAGTGGCGCATGGCGCATTTTCAGACCGAGAACCTGTTCAGCCGACCGGTAGACACCTGGAACAATGCCGCGCACCTGCCCGTACCTGGTAAGTCCGGCCAGTCCTGA
- a CDS encoding aromatic ring-hydroxylating dioxygenase subunit alpha yields MSNLINTVTLDASPSDLVLHDRVHTSLYTDSKIFDQELDKIFYSTWIWVAHGSEIPESGSYKSTYIGKQPVIVVRDRKKEVHVLLNRCRHRGATVCEHKKGKTNSFVCPYHGWSYALDGSLRGVPHPESYADCLDKGELPLVSLRVEQYNGMIFATFKDDIEPLADFLGPAKKWIDLFMKQGAGYPVKVGGEHRFRFPGNWKIQLENTTDAYHFPLVHKSFLSSVDEQTLELFDFVEGPGYVEDLGNGHSVMVMIPDLVDLEANLDLPIPERFEDLAAQLRAEGQDEESVRRIVRAVGGSGFNLNLFPNIACSMAFFRVLQPIAVNETEIHHAVITMDGGPAVANRYRLRLHEHFQGPMGFGTPDDSEAWERVQRGASAGTDLWIMLNRGLPGEKASEDGLVSDVSAETGMRAGYQQWKKMMSA; encoded by the coding sequence GTGAGTAACCTGATAAACACCGTAACGCTCGACGCCAGTCCTTCCGATCTGGTCCTGCATGACCGCGTTCACACGTCGCTGTACACCGACAGCAAAATCTTCGATCAGGAGCTGGACAAGATTTTCTACAGCACCTGGATCTGGGTCGCTCACGGCAGTGAGATCCCGGAGTCCGGCAGCTACAAGAGCACCTATATCGGCAAGCAGCCGGTGATCGTCGTGCGCGACCGCAAGAAAGAAGTGCATGTGTTGCTCAACCGCTGCCGCCATCGTGGCGCAACGGTGTGCGAACACAAGAAGGGTAAGACCAACAGTTTTGTCTGCCCTTATCACGGCTGGAGCTATGCCCTGGATGGCAGCTTGCGCGGTGTGCCGCACCCGGAAAGCTACGCCGATTGCCTGGACAAGGGCGAACTGCCTTTGGTCAGCCTGCGTGTCGAGCAATACAACGGCATGATCTTCGCCACCTTCAAGGATGACATCGAGCCCCTCGCTGACTTCCTCGGCCCGGCAAAGAAGTGGATCGACCTGTTCATGAAGCAGGGCGCCGGCTACCCGGTCAAAGTGGGTGGAGAGCACCGCTTCCGCTTCCCCGGCAACTGGAAGATCCAGCTGGAAAACACCACCGACGCCTACCACTTCCCGCTGGTGCACAAGTCGTTCCTGTCGTCCGTGGATGAACAGACTCTGGAGCTCTTCGACTTCGTCGAAGGACCGGGCTACGTCGAAGACCTCGGCAACGGACACAGCGTGATGGTGATGATCCCTGACCTGGTCGACCTGGAAGCCAACCTCGACTTGCCGATCCCTGAGCGTTTCGAAGACCTGGCCGCGCAGTTGCGCGCCGAAGGCCAGGACGAAGAATCGGTCCGTCGCATCGTGCGTGCGGTCGGCGGTTCGGGCTTCAACCTCAACCTGTTCCCGAACATCGCTTGTTCCATGGCGTTCTTCCGGGTGTTGCAACCGATCGCGGTGAACGAAACCGAAATCCATCACGCCGTCATCACCATGGACGGTGGCCCGGCCGTGGCCAACCGCTATCGCCTGCGCCTGCATGAGCACTTCCAGGGCCCGATGGGTTTTGGTACCCCGGACGATTCCGAAGCCTGGGAGCGCGTACAGCGCGGCGCCAGTGCCGGCACCGATCTGTGGATCATGCTCAACCGCGGCTTGCCGGGTGAAAAGGCATCCGAAGACGGGCTGGTGAGCGATGTGAGCGCCGAGACCGGCATGCGTGCTGGCTACCAGCAGTGGAAAAAGATGATGTCGGCCTGA
- a CDS encoding aromatic-ring-hydroxylating dioxygenase subunit beta: MNNLQLLNQVSAFIWQEADMLDHGDFVDWLDLWTENATYIIPIDPLETDFENTLNYAYDDHHMRQLRVTRLTSGESISTTPRARTVRSQSRFRVLSDEDGIVTVRCAQNLREFRKDVLKQYTADVTFELVRSGDSFKIQRKVIQLINSTDTLAGIGYIL; the protein is encoded by the coding sequence ATGAACAATCTGCAATTGCTCAACCAAGTCAGCGCTTTCATCTGGCAGGAAGCGGACATGCTCGATCACGGCGATTTCGTCGACTGGCTCGATCTGTGGACCGAGAACGCGACCTACATCATCCCGATCGATCCGCTGGAAACCGACTTCGAGAACACCCTGAACTACGCCTACGATGATCACCACATGCGTCAGTTGCGTGTCACCCGATTGACCAGCGGCGAATCGATTTCGACCACCCCGCGGGCACGCACCGTGCGCAGTCAGTCGCGCTTTCGCGTGCTTTCAGATGAAGACGGAATTGTCACCGTGCGTTGTGCGCAGAACCTGCGTGAGTTCCGCAAGGATGTGCTCAAGCAGTACACCGCCGATGTCACGTTTGAACTGGTGCGCAGCGGTGACAGTTTCAAGATTCAGCGCAAGGTGATCCAGCTGATCAACTCCACCGATACCCTCGCCGGTATCGGCTACATCCTCTGA
- a CDS encoding SDR family NAD(P)-dependent oxidoreductase: MTQVALVTGAAQGLGKSIAEQLLNAGYRVVISDRSLESARVTATELDATGERVLALKLDVSRKADFEDALAAVVAHWGELQVVVNNAAMTMTTPVMQISPEEFDRVVSVNQRGTFVGCQVFGSYLAAQGYGRIINMASLAGQNGGTATGAHYAASKGAIITLTKIFAKELAASGVTVNAIAPGPIESPAVRAAVPPERLEKLIEAIPVKQLGNAAFIGKLIVQLASEDAYFTTGATWDVNGGIFMR, from the coding sequence ATGACACAGGTTGCATTGGTCACCGGCGCGGCCCAGGGGCTGGGCAAAAGCATTGCCGAGCAACTGCTGAACGCCGGCTATCGGGTCGTGATCAGCGACCGTTCGCTGGAATCAGCACGGGTCACCGCCACTGAACTCGATGCCACGGGTGAACGGGTCCTGGCGCTCAAGCTCGATGTATCGAGGAAGGCCGATTTCGAAGACGCGCTGGCGGCCGTCGTGGCGCATTGGGGTGAATTGCAGGTGGTGGTGAACAACGCCGCGATGACCATGACCACACCGGTGATGCAGATCAGCCCGGAAGAGTTCGACCGTGTTGTGAGCGTCAATCAGCGCGGCACTTTTGTCGGCTGCCAGGTGTTCGGCAGCTATCTGGCGGCCCAGGGTTACGGGAGGATCATCAACATGGCTTCCCTGGCCGGGCAGAACGGCGGCACCGCAACCGGCGCGCATTACGCCGCATCCAAGGGCGCCATCATTACCTTGACCAAGATCTTCGCCAAGGAGCTGGCGGCGTCCGGTGTCACGGTCAACGCTATCGCCCCGGGCCCTATCGAATCGCCGGCGGTGCGCGCCGCCGTGCCGCCCGAGCGCCTGGAAAAACTGATAGAGGCGATCCCGGTCAAGCAATTGGGTAACGCCGCGTTCATCGGCAAGCTGATCGTGCAACTGGCCAGCGAAGACGCCTACTTCACCACCGGGGCGACCTGGGATGTGAACGGCGGGATCTTCATGCGCTGA
- a CDS encoding PDR/VanB family oxidoreductase — translation MSDQLLKVVVRKREEQGEGVVVLDLSDPTGQPLPAFEAGAHVDIHLKTGLVRQYSLCGDPANAGAYRLGVLKDPASRGGSVAVHELLQEGREIEISLPRNHFPLASDARRSILIGGGIGITPMVAMAYALNARDSDFELHYCGRSRSRSAFLEELGNAAFASRLNTHFDDEAADQKLDLPKVLGTPQAGVHVYVCGPAGFMDWVIAQVLEAGYADDHVHREYFQVEVDASGAGFEVVAQRSGKTVQVAEGQSIVDALTAVGIKIEVSCEQGVCGTCLCDVIEGEPDHRDIYLTDDEKSANDQILVCCSRAKSKKLVLDI, via the coding sequence ATGAGCGATCAATTATTGAAAGTCGTCGTGCGCAAGCGTGAAGAACAGGGCGAAGGTGTTGTCGTACTGGATCTGAGTGATCCGACGGGACAGCCTTTGCCCGCCTTCGAGGCGGGCGCGCATGTCGATATCCACCTCAAGACCGGTCTGGTTCGCCAGTATTCGCTGTGCGGTGATCCGGCCAACGCAGGCGCCTATCGCTTGGGCGTACTCAAGGATCCCGCCTCGCGTGGCGGTTCGGTGGCGGTGCATGAACTGCTACAGGAAGGTCGTGAAATCGAGATCAGCCTGCCACGCAATCACTTTCCGCTGGCCAGCGATGCCAGGCGTTCGATCCTGATCGGCGGCGGTATCGGCATCACCCCGATGGTGGCCATGGCTTACGCGCTGAATGCCCGCGACAGCGATTTCGAACTGCATTATTGCGGTCGTTCACGCAGCCGCAGCGCCTTTCTCGAGGAGCTGGGTAACGCTGCGTTTGCGTCGCGGTTGAACACCCACTTTGACGACGAAGCCGCCGACCAGAAACTCGACCTACCAAAAGTGCTGGGCACTCCACAAGCTGGCGTACACGTGTATGTCTGCGGACCGGCCGGTTTCATGGACTGGGTCATTGCCCAGGTCCTGGAAGCGGGGTACGCCGACGATCATGTGCACCGCGAATACTTCCAGGTCGAAGTCGACGCTTCGGGCGCCGGTTTCGAAGTGGTCGCCCAGCGCAGCGGCAAGACCGTACAGGTTGCCGAGGGCCAGAGCATCGTCGATGCGCTGACTGCCGTGGGCATCAAGATTGAAGTGTCGTGTGAGCAAGGCGTTTGCGGCACGTGCTTGTGCGACGTTATCGAAGGCGAACCGGATCATCGCGACATCTATCTCACGGATGACGAAAAATCTGCCAATGACCAGATTCTGGTGTGCTGTTCCCGGGCCAAGTCCAAGAAACTGGTGCTGGATATCTGA
- a CDS encoding flavin reductase yields the protein MVDTTGFRNSMAMLGGAVSVITTDGPAGRFGFTASAVCSVTDQPPTLLVCMNRSSFSNVHFKSNGVLSVNVLTPGHQEVSGAFSNRNLDTEQRFSCASWSTLESGAPLLDESLVSFDCRIAQAHEVGSHTIFYCEVLGIRNGDSQEGLVYFNRAYHRLGDASKATS from the coding sequence ATGGTCGATACAACTGGATTTCGTAACTCAATGGCAATGCTTGGTGGCGCGGTTTCGGTCATCACCACCGATGGTCCTGCGGGTCGTTTCGGGTTTACCGCTTCGGCGGTGTGCAGCGTGACTGACCAGCCACCGACGCTGTTGGTGTGCATGAATCGCTCGTCGTTTTCCAACGTGCATTTCAAGAGCAACGGTGTGCTGAGCGTCAACGTGCTGACCCCTGGGCATCAGGAGGTGTCGGGGGCTTTTTCCAACCGCAATCTCGATACCGAACAGCGCTTTTCCTGCGCATCATGGAGCACCCTGGAGAGCGGTGCGCCGTTGCTTGATGAGTCACTGGTCAGTTTCGACTGCCGTATCGCCCAGGCTCATGAAGTGGGATCGCACACAATTTTCTATTGCGAAGTATTGGGCATCCGTAATGGCGACAGCCAGGAAGGCCTTGTGTATTTCAATCGCGCCTACCACCGTTTGGGGGATGCCTCTAAAGCAACTTCCTGA
- a CDS encoding OprD family porin gives MFQKSWVSRGVTTAAVMGIFTPVVAQADFVDDSQVSLGMRNFYIDRDFKQHDAPQSRIGSWTQGFDFRAISGYTEGTLQFGLDLSAQYAYRLDGGGGRGPDSIIPYDTSKGEQVRDYGRAALTGKVRYNKTELKIGELRPTLPVAYIDDSRQLITTYHGVQLESKDVDNLTLTGGRFTEISSRESSNTEKMYLFNGPDVKRRSDGLNFGGATYAFTPNLSGTYFFGQLEDIYKQHYLGLTYNHDLGAGYGVKTDLRYFNNSEDGKALYGDIDNRSYGIMTTLKKGAHAFGVGYQRMLGESTFPTLNGYAPQPYLVNWSTVAFVKPNESSWQLRYDYNFAGIGLPGLKLMTRYMRGTGVDRGNNALDQNVESERNIVLGYVVQSGPLKDVGFEWRRIDVKTRYGNGSASGADYQENRLITTYTWKF, from the coding sequence ATGTTCCAGAAGAGCTGGGTAAGCCGTGGCGTCACCACCGCGGCCGTGATGGGGATCTTCACACCTGTGGTTGCGCAGGCTGACTTCGTAGACGACAGCCAAGTCAGTCTGGGGATGCGCAACTTCTATATCGACCGCGATTTCAAACAGCATGATGCGCCGCAATCGCGGATCGGCAGTTGGACCCAAGGCTTCGATTTTCGGGCGATCTCGGGTTACACCGAAGGCACGCTACAGTTTGGCCTGGACCTCTCGGCGCAGTACGCCTATCGCCTGGACGGCGGCGGTGGCCGTGGTCCGGACAGCATCATTCCGTACGACACCAGCAAGGGCGAACAAGTCCGGGACTATGGCCGTGCGGCGCTGACCGGCAAGGTTCGTTACAACAAAACCGAACTCAAGATAGGTGAACTTCGACCGACGTTGCCGGTGGCTTACATCGACGACTCCCGGCAATTAATCACCACCTATCACGGCGTGCAGCTCGAATCGAAAGACGTGGACAACCTGACGCTGACCGGTGGCCGTTTTACCGAGATCAGCTCCCGGGAGTCTTCCAATACCGAGAAGATGTACTTGTTCAATGGGCCCGACGTTAAACGTCGCAGTGACGGTTTGAACTTTGGGGGCGCCACGTATGCGTTTACGCCGAACTTGTCCGGCACTTACTTCTTCGGCCAGTTGGAAGATATCTACAAACAACACTATCTCGGTTTGACTTATAACCATGATCTGGGGGCCGGTTACGGCGTGAAGACCGACCTCCGTTACTTCAATAACAGCGAGGACGGCAAGGCGTTATACGGCGACATCGACAACAGGTCCTACGGGATCATGACGACCCTGAAGAAGGGTGCCCATGCTTTCGGTGTCGGCTATCAGCGCATGCTTGGCGAGTCGACATTCCCGACGCTCAACGGCTATGCACCGCAGCCTTACCTGGTGAACTGGTCGACAGTGGCGTTCGTCAAGCCGAACGAAAGCTCCTGGCAATTGCGTTATGACTACAACTTCGCGGGCATCGGTTTGCCGGGTCTGAAATTGATGACGCGTTACATGCGCGGCACGGGTGTCGACCGGGGCAACAATGCCCTCGACCAAAACGTCGAAAGCGAACGCAACATCGTGCTCGGCTATGTGGTGCAAAGCGGTCCGCTCAAAGATGTGGGTTTCGAATGGCGCCGCATTGACGTTAAGACGCGTTATGGCAATGGCAGTGCGTCGGGTGCGGACTATCAGGAGAACCGCCTGATCACCACCTACACCTGGAAGTTCTGA
- a CDS encoding NAD/NADP-dependent octopine/nopaline dehydrogenase family protein has translation MNISVIGGGHGCYAAAIELAEKGHSVRLWRRDSAALEKLQGLGHLLVRDFRGERRLSLGQVGDALTLTADLAQAVADAQLLVIALPSTSHEALASELAPLLRDGQVVFLPPGTFGSMMFAQAMAKAGNHSEVAFAETGTLPYLARKHGDNQVVISGYATRLPTGVFPSRLSESAFAVLREAYPSVEPIEDALSGALMNAGPIIHPPLILMNAGPLEHFETWDIHNEGTVPSIRRVTNALDAERIAVREALGYGAPHFPLADHYATDGDEWMYGRGAHGKLTDSGDWREDIDLQKHRYMLEDTRLGLSFLVSVGRWAGVPTPVAQGLLNLATVVSGIDLYAEGRTLENLGLDQLSRSEMAQCMNQGLQA, from the coding sequence ATGAATATCAGTGTTATCGGCGGCGGTCACGGTTGCTACGCGGCAGCGATAGAGTTGGCGGAGAAAGGCCATTCGGTGCGGTTGTGGCGCCGAGACAGTGCCGCGCTGGAAAAACTGCAAGGCCTCGGCCATCTGCTCGTGCGCGACTTTCGTGGCGAACGACGCTTGAGCCTGGGGCAGGTCGGGGATGCCCTGACCTTGACGGCCGATCTGGCACAGGCCGTGGCCGATGCTCAGTTGTTGGTCATTGCCTTGCCGTCGACCTCCCACGAAGCCCTTGCCAGCGAACTGGCTCCCTTGTTGCGCGACGGGCAAGTGGTGTTCCTGCCGCCGGGGACGTTTGGCAGCATGATGTTCGCCCAGGCAATGGCGAAGGCGGGGAATCACAGCGAGGTGGCGTTTGCGGAGACCGGCACCTTGCCCTATCTGGCGCGTAAGCATGGCGATAACCAGGTGGTGATCAGCGGCTACGCGACCCGTCTGCCGACCGGAGTTTTTCCGAGTCGTTTGAGCGAGTCGGCGTTCGCCGTATTGCGCGAGGCTTACCCCAGCGTCGAACCGATCGAAGATGCACTCAGCGGCGCGCTGATGAACGCCGGGCCAATCATTCATCCGCCGTTGATCCTTATGAACGCGGGTCCACTTGAGCATTTCGAGACGTGGGACATTCACAACGAAGGGACTGTACCTTCGATTCGTCGCGTGACCAATGCCCTCGACGCCGAGCGTATCGCCGTTCGTGAAGCACTGGGCTATGGCGCACCGCATTTCCCGCTGGCTGATCATTACGCCACCGACGGCGATGAGTGGATGTACGGTCGCGGCGCTCACGGCAAACTGACCGATAGCGGCGATTGGCGTGAAGACATCGACCTGCAAAAGCACCGCTACATGCTTGAAGACACACGACTGGGCTTGTCGTTTCTAGTGTCGGTTGGGCGCTGGGCCGGCGTGCCGACACCGGTCGCTCAGGGCCTGTTGAACCTGGCCACCGTGGTCAGTGGCATCGACCTGTACGCCGAGGGTCGAACCCTGGAAAACCTCGGGCTGGATCAACTGAGCCGCAGCGAAATGGCGCAGTGCATGAACCAGGGGTTGCAGGCATGA
- a CDS encoding 3-hydroxybutyryl-CoA dehydrogenase produces MSADPQRICIVGAGRMGEGIALAFMFAGLPVTLIDIKQREPVAQDRYFRQIEGHLRGELATLARLGSLDPAQVEQAMSHLRLSDREGSGDDLHSAAVVFEAVPEVLELKALTFAWLSAACGDETMIASTTSTFLVTQLAALVTHPQRFVNAHWLNPALLMPLVEVSRSKDTCPQVVQRLMALLKRIGKVPVQCSPAAGYIVPRIQALAMNEAARMVEEGVASAEDIDTAIRVGFGLRFSVLGMLEFIDWGGGDILFYASHYLAEAIDPRFLPPKVIAENMAQGRNGLREGQGFYDYQDVDLEAYKLQRLGEFTRKLELMGLSPVFNGGVATS; encoded by the coding sequence ATGAGCGCCGATCCGCAACGCATCTGTATCGTCGGCGCGGGGCGCATGGGCGAGGGCATTGCTTTAGCGTTCATGTTCGCCGGACTGCCGGTGACCCTGATCGATATCAAACAACGCGAGCCCGTGGCGCAGGACCGCTACTTCCGCCAGATCGAGGGCCACTTGCGCGGCGAACTGGCAACGCTTGCGCGTTTGGGATCACTCGATCCGGCACAAGTCGAACAGGCGATGAGCCATTTACGCTTGAGTGATCGCGAAGGCAGTGGCGACGATTTGCACAGTGCCGCTGTCGTGTTCGAAGCCGTGCCTGAAGTGCTTGAACTCAAGGCCCTGACGTTCGCTTGGCTGAGTGCTGCGTGTGGCGATGAAACGATGATTGCATCGACGACATCGACCTTTCTGGTGACGCAGCTGGCGGCATTGGTCACGCACCCGCAACGCTTCGTCAATGCCCATTGGCTGAACCCGGCGCTCCTGATGCCGCTGGTCGAAGTCAGCCGCAGCAAGGACACTTGCCCGCAGGTGGTGCAACGCCTGATGGCATTGCTCAAGCGCATCGGCAAAGTGCCCGTGCAATGCTCCCCGGCAGCCGGTTACATCGTGCCGAGAATCCAGGCACTGGCGATGAATGAAGCGGCGCGAATGGTCGAGGAGGGGGTGGCCAGTGCCGAGGACATCGACACCGCGATTCGCGTTGGTTTCGGTCTGCGTTTCTCCGTGCTGGGGATGCTTGAGTTTATCGACTGGGGCGGCGGCGACATTCTGTTCTATGCCTCCCATTACCTGGCTGAAGCCATCGATCCACGTTTCCTGCCACCCAAAGTCATTGCCGAGAACATGGCGCAAGGGCGGAACGGGCTGCGCGAAGGTCAGGGTTTTTATGATTACCAGGACGTTGACTTGGAGGCCTACAAACTGCAGAGGCTGGGTGAGTTCACCCGCAAGCTTGAGTTGATGGGGCTGTCGCCGGTGTTCAACGGTGGCGTGGCAACGTCCTGA
- a CDS encoding NIPSNAP family protein, translating into MKLYELITFTVRVRTVATAMACLEQRLAVDDAAVKLVGCWASEIGPLNQIAVLRGFVDEASRQAERERYLSSADVFGIEAYLTDMRVESYTLFPFIQPLSAGCHGPFYELRVYDLMPSGLAPTLKGWEKAVGPRTDVQYSPVYAAFYATDGQLPRYLHIWPYASLEQRLDVRARAVQDGVWPPENSGPQLRDMHSTIYLPASFSPLQ; encoded by the coding sequence ATGAAACTGTACGAATTGATCACGTTCACCGTGCGGGTGCGCACTGTTGCCACTGCCATGGCTTGTCTGGAGCAGCGACTGGCCGTCGATGACGCCGCAGTGAAACTGGTCGGCTGCTGGGCGTCGGAAATCGGCCCGCTGAATCAGATCGCGGTGTTGCGTGGTTTTGTCGACGAGGCGTCTCGCCAGGCTGAGCGCGAACGTTATCTGTCGAGTGCCGACGTGTTTGGCATCGAGGCGTATCTGACGGACATGCGCGTGGAAAGCTACACGTTGTTTCCCTTTATCCAGCCACTGTCTGCCGGGTGCCACGGGCCGTTCTATGAACTTCGCGTCTACGACCTCATGCCATCGGGCCTGGCTCCCACGCTCAAGGGCTGGGAAAAAGCCGTAGGGCCACGAACAGACGTGCAGTACTCCCCGGTGTATGCCGCCTTCTACGCCACTGACGGTCAACTGCCGCGTTACCTGCACATCTGGCCTTACGCCTCACTCGAACAACGACTGGACGTGCGCGCACGTGCCGTACAGGACGGCGTCTGGCCGCCGGAAAATTCAGGCCCGCAACTGCGCGACATGCATTCGACGATCTACCTGCCTGCGAGCTTTTCGCCACTGCAATGA
- a CDS encoding ATP-binding cassette domain-containing protein produces the protein MFPRLQERQDQLSKTLSGDEQQIMVVARALLTNPQLLIFDETTEGLAPIIRGTIWSCLASLKAEGEAILVLQEPQGNGPGGRLPSHHRKGPTGLARYACATGRNTRIILALLGRLKPKARGATFPFWGNGLAYKGFGKSHCSGEKLAGR, from the coding sequence TTGTTTCCACGGTTACAGGAACGCCAGGATCAGTTGTCGAAAACCCTCTCTGGTGACGAACAGCAGATCATGGTGGTCGCCCGCGCCCTGTTGACCAACCCGCAATTGTTGATTTTCGACGAGACAACCGAAGGCTTGGCGCCGATCATTCGCGGAACCATCTGGAGTTGCCTGGCGAGCTTGAAAGCCGAAGGCGAGGCGATTCTGGTCCTACAAGAACCTCAAGGAAATGGCCCGGGCGGTCGACTGCCATCACATCATCGAAAAGGGCCGACAGGTTTGGCACGGTATGCATGTGCAACTGGCCGAAACACCAGAATTATCCTGGCGCTACTTGGGCGTCTGAAACCCAAGGCTCGTGGTGCGACGTTCCCCTTCTGGGGGAACGGCCTTGCTTACAAAGGGTTCGGCAAATCTCATTGCAGTGGCGAAAAGCTCGCAGGCAGGTAG